In Pleurocapsa sp. PCC 7319, the following are encoded in one genomic region:
- a CDS encoding glycosyltransferase family A protein, which translates to MAKVSVIVPNYNHASYLKQRLDSIYQQTYQDFEVILLDDCSNDNSREILQSYADMMPNTTFAPNQSNSGSVFRQWRKGVELSQGEYIWIAESDDYASSFFLKRLVEIMERWPNVGLAYTQSWMVDVQGHILGDANCWTNDLHHRRWHQDFINSGRDEIVKYITVKNTIPNASAVLIRKQALKASGGIITHPFRLCGDWLQWIKILAQSDIAFISDALNFWRQKSSNARIASAGTLEWIEGEQVLSQGCNLLGLPEAQTNKILLHFLKQCWQWQKDYIDQLS; encoded by the coding sequence ATGGCTAAAGTTTCTGTAATTGTTCCCAATTACAATCACGCTTCTTACTTGAAACAAAGGCTTGATTCTATTTATCAGCAAACATATCAAGATTTTGAAGTTATCTTACTTGATGATTGTTCTAATGATAATAGTCGCGAAATCTTACAGTCTTATGCAGACATGATGCCCAATACTACTTTTGCTCCTAATCAAAGTAATAGTGGATCGGTTTTTCGTCAGTGGCGCAAGGGAGTAGAGCTATCTCAAGGAGAATATATTTGGATTGCCGAATCTGATGACTATGCTTCATCCTTTTTCTTAAAGAGATTAGTGGAGATTATGGAGCGATGGCCCAATGTAGGATTGGCTTATACTCAGTCTTGGATGGTGGATGTTCAAGGTCATATTTTGGGAGATGCTAACTGTTGGACAAATGACCTTCACCATCGGCGTTGGCATCAGGATTTCATTAACTCTGGACGAGATGAAATTGTTAAATACATCACCGTCAAAAATACTATTCCCAATGCCAGTGCGGTACTAATTCGCAAACAAGCATTGAAAGCTAGTGGCGGAATTATTACTCACCCATTTAGATTATGTGGTGACTGGCTGCAATGGATCAAAATATTGGCACAGTCTGATATTGCTTTTATCTCTGACGCGCTCAATTTTTGGCGACAAAAGAGTTCCAATGCACGTATTGCTAGTGCAGGAACTTTAGAGTGGATTGAGGGAGAACAAGTTCTCAGCCAAGGATGCAATTTACTTGGCTTGCCTGAAGCACAGACTAATAAGATTTTGCTTCACTTTCTTAAACAGTGTTGGCAATGGCAAAAAGATTACATAGATCAACTATCATAA
- a CDS encoding class I SAM-dependent methyltransferase: MPNIIENKGYCHTCDREVTFSAKRDWLRDWYVCSNCNSIPRERALMYCIEKYYPNWRQLSIHESSPGGRGASVKLQENNEKYIGTHYFPELKPGEIHTTGWRNENLENQTFADESFDLVISQDVMEHIFHPDQAFAEIARTLKPGGAHIFTVPIINKNNPTEVWACLNEDGTINHIGEPEYHGNPVDAKGALVTMHWGYDICDYIQKHSGLYTTMVDIDDLSLGIRAEYIEVLVSRKSP; encoded by the coding sequence ATGCCTAACATTATCGAAAATAAAGGATACTGCCATACTTGCGATCGCGAAGTAACATTCTCTGCTAAAAGAGACTGGCTAAGAGATTGGTATGTTTGCAGTAACTGCAATTCCATTCCTAGAGAGCGAGCCTTGATGTATTGTATTGAAAAATATTATCCTAATTGGAGACAATTAAGTATTCATGAATCGTCTCCTGGAGGAAGAGGTGCTAGCGTAAAACTACAGGAAAACAATGAAAAATATATTGGTACTCATTATTTTCCTGAGCTTAAGCCTGGAGAGATTCATACTACAGGCTGGAGAAATGAGAATTTAGAAAACCAAACTTTTGCAGACGAGAGTTTCGATCTAGTCATCAGTCAAGACGTCATGGAGCATATTTTCCATCCCGATCAAGCTTTTGCAGAAATTGCACGAACTTTAAAACCAGGAGGGGCTCACATCTTCACAGTACCAATTATCAATAAAAACAATCCCACGGAGGTATGGGCTTGCCTTAACGAGGATGGGACAATTAACCATATTGGGGAACCTGAATATCATGGAAATCCAGTAGATGCTAAGGGAGCGTTAGTAACTATGCACTGGGGTTATGATATCTGTGATTACATTCAAAAACATAGTGGACTATATACTACGATGGTAGATATTGATGATTTGTCTTTAGGTATTAGGGCAGAATATATAGAAGTTTTAGTTAGTAGAAAATCTCCATAA
- a CDS encoding sulfotransferase domain-containing protein: MTEQLLDSTVQNRQSLAVAEIIRLPINQDIFHGYNIGEPTKGLFIVNSRLMISGWVVGKTAVKSVEVVCKNRVLQKIPTSYHRGDLSKLYGDLAKEQKTSFGFRDEIVLDPNQIENELTINAVFGDGKRVPIIIVKLERVSTEDLLTSNLAPDFMVIGAMKAATSAIYSYLVKHPQVIQRAPKEIHYFSYHYDKGLEWYLSHFTRKKEVSGNKNYLIGEASPSYLHVKHVPKRVKEHFPYTKLIVCLRNPTERAISQYYHHVNRVGDETRTIEEVFSEAEINRVLDLPPDIKHDTKKISNQIEKYGNTLLYLWLGEYVDQIKNWLDFFPAEQILVLQYEDLQNQSQKFIEKLFSFLDLNDNLPREVSKIYASKYPVASTSVVQRLDNYYGSYNEALDVLLKRNSSLIK; this comes from the coding sequence ATGACAGAGCAACTACTTGATAGTACTGTTCAAAATCGCCAATCATTAGCAGTAGCAGAGATAATTCGTCTGCCGATTAACCAGGATATTTTTCATGGTTACAACATTGGCGAACCTACTAAAGGATTATTTATAGTTAATTCTCGTTTGATGATTTCTGGCTGGGTCGTTGGTAAAACAGCAGTAAAATCTGTTGAAGTAGTTTGCAAGAATCGGGTACTCCAAAAAATACCGACTTCCTATCATCGCGGTGACTTGAGTAAGCTTTATGGTGATTTAGCTAAGGAACAAAAAACAAGTTTTGGTTTTCGTGATGAAATTGTCTTAGACCCAAATCAAATTGAAAATGAATTAACTATCAACGCTGTTTTTGGAGATGGAAAGCGTGTTCCCATCATAATTGTCAAATTAGAAAGAGTTAGCACAGAAGACTTATTAACTTCTAATTTAGCTCCAGATTTTATGGTTATCGGAGCGATGAAAGCAGCCACTTCTGCTATATATAGCTATTTAGTCAAGCATCCTCAGGTTATTCAGCGTGCGCCCAAAGAAATTCATTATTTCTCCTATCACTACGATAAAGGCTTGGAATGGTATCTGTCCCACTTTACGAGAAAAAAAGAAGTCTCTGGAAACAAAAATTACTTAATCGGGGAAGCTAGTCCTAGTTATTTGCATGTAAAGCACGTTCCAAAAAGAGTTAAAGAACATTTTCCATATACAAAACTGATCGTATGTTTGCGTAATCCAACAGAAAGAGCAATCTCTCAGTATTACCATCATGTTAATCGAGTAGGGGATGAAACCAGAACCATTGAAGAAGTTTTTAGTGAAGCAGAAATCAATAGAGTTTTAGATTTACCACCTGATATTAAACATGATACCAAGAAAATAAGTAATCAGATTGAAAAATATGGCAATACTTTGCTATATCTCTGGTTAGGTGAATATGTCGATCAAATTAAAAACTGGCTGGATTTTTTTCCCGCAGAACAGATTTTAGTTTTGCAATATGAAGACTTGCAAAATCAATCTCAGAAGTTTATTGAAAAATTATTTTCATTTCTAGATTTAAATGACAATTTACCTAGAGAAGTGAGCAAAATTTATGCAAGTAAATACCCAGTTGCATCTACATCAGTCGTACAAAGATTAGATAACTATTACGGTTCTTATAATGAAGCCCTTGATGTTCTTCTAAAGAGGAACTCTAGTTTAATTAAATAA
- a CDS encoding class I SAM-dependent methyltransferase has translation MTSNIATVTDQDWFDLVCKSQHQEVIFNGSKMPQFPDEALQISTTGSSGEQTLKKAFDFYQVCKEKFSSMDIPLSSQSKLLDFGAGWGRIARFFIREVPLDKIYGLDVQQQFVDLCNNTFDNNNFAKSAPFPPSSLSDSQFSHIVGYSVFSHLSEKACRAWIEEFYRLLQPGGVIAMTTRAKVFLSYCESLKTQNPSGYAKALSCLFPDFAQAKTAYDQGKFLHSNSHDLTGGGELTGDFYGETFIPHKYAAEAYSDLFELHEFYLSQSDPIAIIFLKSKK, from the coding sequence ATGACAAGCAATATCGCAACTGTAACTGATCAAGACTGGTTTGACTTAGTATGTAAAAGCCAACATCAAGAAGTTATCTTTAACGGCTCGAAGATGCCTCAATTTCCTGATGAAGCTTTGCAAATATCTACAACAGGTTCTTCTGGAGAACAAACTTTAAAAAAAGCTTTTGACTTTTATCAAGTATGCAAAGAGAAGTTTTCATCTATGGATATTCCTCTCTCCAGTCAGAGTAAATTGCTCGATTTTGGTGCAGGTTGGGGTCGGATAGCTAGATTTTTTATCCGAGAAGTTCCTTTAGACAAAATTTACGGACTCGATGTTCAACAACAGTTTGTTGATTTGTGTAATAACACTTTTGACAACAATAATTTTGCTAAATCTGCTCCTTTTCCACCATCTTCTCTCTCTGATAGTCAATTTAGCCATATTGTTGGTTATTCTGTATTTTCCCATTTATCAGAAAAAGCTTGTCGTGCCTGGATAGAAGAATTCTACCGTTTGCTTCAACCAGGAGGAGTAATTGCTATGACAACCAGAGCCAAGGTATTTTTGAGTTACTGTGAAAGCCTTAAAACCCAGAATCCCTCAGGTTATGCGAAGGCTTTAAGCTGCTTATTTCCAGATTTTGCTCAGGCAAAAACAGCTTATGACCAAGGCAAATTTTTACATTCTAATAGCCATGATTTGACTGGCGGAGGAGAGTTGACTGGAGACTTTTATGGGGAAACATTTATTCCCCATAAGTATGCTGCTGAAGCTTACTCTGATTTATTTGAACTACACGAATTCTATCTGTCTCAAAGCGATCCCATTGCCATTATATTTTTGAAAAGTAAAAAATAA